Proteins encoded by one window of Massilia sp. NR 4-1:
- a CDS encoding flagellar biosynthetic protein FliQ → MRADLALQMLADMLWNGLLISAPLLAVTLGVGLLISVIQVVTQVQESSLSFIPKIIASVIVLVVCGPWMLKRLLAFSTALIGNIPSYF, encoded by the coding sequence ATGAGGGCCGATCTCGCCTTGCAGATGCTGGCCGATATGCTGTGGAACGGCTTGCTCATTTCGGCGCCGCTGCTGGCCGTTACGCTCGGCGTGGGCCTGCTGATCAGCGTGATCCAGGTGGTGACCCAGGTGCAGGAAAGCTCGCTCAGTTTCATTCCCAAGATCATTGCCTCGGTCATCGTGCTGGTGGTGTGCGGTCCTTGGATGCTGAAGCGCCTGCTGGCCTTTTCCACCGCGCTGATCGGCAATATCCCCTCGTATTTTTAG
- a CDS encoding tetratricopeptide repeat protein, producing the protein MQSEQQSAAAERLARIEGYLAADAQNKELLAEAIDLSLAAGAPARAAEHAAAALACYPDDAFFQARQGHVLLAQQQWQAAAALFGALLERHADVNLAYNFAYAAQMLGRYAEVVAALAPFAAAATLRAPAAAVLLRAWHHLGEYDAALELIARQEADGAVDAGFYGVAGAIFFDADRIEDAARCSQAALADAKAPLEALVVGGSLALAKADGSAAASQLFEQALARNPAEGRAWSGLGLASLLRQDLATAQEQLEKAVQYLPGHIGSWHVLGWCKIFRQDLAGAEAVFRHALELDRNFGDSHGGLGVVQALLGQKTEAEGSIERALRLDPQSLSARYAQMVLAGDTSDPVRFRALAQRLLAGRPAPLGGTMADLLPPAKER; encoded by the coding sequence ATGCAGTCTGAACAACAGAGCGCCGCCGCCGAGCGGCTGGCCCGCATCGAAGGCTATCTGGCGGCCGATGCGCAGAACAAGGAATTGCTGGCCGAAGCCATCGATCTGAGTCTGGCCGCCGGCGCGCCGGCGCGCGCCGCCGAACACGCGGCGGCGGCCCTGGCCTGCTACCCGGACGACGCCTTCTTCCAGGCGCGCCAGGGCCATGTGCTGCTGGCGCAGCAGCAGTGGCAAGCGGCTGCCGCCCTGTTCGGCGCCTTGCTTGAGCGCCATGCCGACGTCAACCTGGCGTACAACTTCGCCTATGCCGCCCAGATGCTGGGCCGCTATGCCGAGGTGGTGGCGGCGCTGGCGCCGTTCGCCGCGGCCGCGACCCTGCGCGCGCCGGCCGCCGCCGTGCTGCTGCGCGCCTGGCACCACCTGGGCGAATACGATGCCGCGCTGGAACTGATCGCGCGCCAGGAAGCGGACGGTGCCGTCGATGCCGGCTTCTACGGCGTGGCCGGCGCCATCTTCTTCGACGCCGACCGGATCGAGGACGCCGCCCGCTGCAGCCAGGCCGCGCTGGCCGACGCCAAGGCGCCGCTGGAAGCGCTGGTGGTGGGCGGTTCGCTGGCGCTGGCCAAGGCCGACGGCAGCGCCGCCGCCAGCCAGCTGTTCGAACAGGCGCTGGCGCGCAATCCGGCCGAAGGGCGAGCCTGGTCGGGCCTGGGCCTGGCCAGCCTGCTGCGCCAGGACCTGGCCACGGCCCAGGAGCAGCTTGAGAAGGCCGTGCAGTATCTGCCGGGCCATATCGGCAGCTGGCATGTGCTGGGCTGGTGCAAGATCTTCCGCCAGGACCTGGCCGGCGCCGAGGCCGTGTTCCGCCACGCGCTCGAGCTCGACCGCAATTTCGGCGACAGCCATGGCGGCCTGGGTGTGGTGCAAGCCTTATTGGGCCAGAAGACCGAGGCCGAAGGCAGCATCGAACGCGCGCTGCGCCTCGATCCGCAAAGCCTGTCGGCGCGCTACGCGCAGATGGTGCTGGCCGGCGACACCAGCGATCCGGTGCGCTTCCGCGCGCTGGCGCAGCGCCTGCTGGCCGGCCGTCCGGCGCCGCTGGGCGGCACCATGGCCGACCTGCTGCCGCCGGCAAAGGAGCGCTAA
- a CDS encoding flagellar biosynthetic protein FliR, with amino-acid sequence MQIHIDAGWALAVFYTSLRLGAVLLLSPLLASLGRMTTIRVLLTLALSVLLVQGLHLPPVAGTPSLGAIVAGAAQEVALGATLAFGVFAAFGAFSVAGKLLDVQTGFGMGSVYDPVTRAGAPMFAGMLNMLAVVVFFSLDGHHAFLRGLAFSLQQVPPGADLWTLQAEPVIRQFGLMFSLGVALIIPVLLCLLLIETGLALVSRLLPQMNVFVVGVPLKIVGGVTLFAITLPALGPAMGRVYASVFKYWEGVLA; translated from the coding sequence TTGCAGATCCATATCGATGCCGGCTGGGCGCTGGCCGTGTTCTACACCTCGCTGCGCCTGGGCGCCGTGCTGCTGCTGTCGCCGCTCTTGGCCAGCCTGGGCCGGATGACCACCATCCGCGTGCTGCTGACCCTGGCGCTCAGCGTGTTGCTGGTGCAGGGCTTGCACCTGCCGCCGGTGGCGGGCACGCCGTCGCTGGGCGCCATTGTGGCCGGCGCCGCCCAGGAAGTGGCGCTCGGCGCCACGCTGGCCTTCGGCGTGTTCGCCGCCTTCGGCGCGTTCTCGGTGGCCGGCAAGCTGCTCGATGTGCAGACCGGTTTCGGCATGGGTTCGGTATACGACCCGGTGACGCGGGCCGGCGCGCCGATGTTCGCCGGCATGCTGAATATGCTGGCGGTGGTGGTGTTTTTCAGCCTGGACGGCCACCATGCCTTCCTGCGCGGCCTGGCGTTCTCGCTGCAGCAGGTGCCGCCCGGCGCTGACCTGTGGACCTTGCAGGCCGAGCCGGTGATCCGCCAGTTCGGCCTGATGTTTTCGCTGGGCGTGGCGCTGATCATCCCGGTGCTGCTGTGCCTGCTGCTCATCGAGACCGGCCTGGCCCTGGTCTCGCGCCTGCTGCCGCAGATGAATGTGTTCGTGGTTGGCGTGCCGCTGAAGATCGTGGGCGGGGTCACGCTGTTCGCCATCACGCTGCCGGCGCTGGGGCCGGCCATGGGCCGGGTGTATGCCTCGGTGTTCAAGTATTGGGAAGGGGTGCTGGCGTAA
- the fliN gene encoding flagellar motor switch protein FliN translates to MTSNHKTAKAQTQLVELAELGGQTPSGPAILGDNLRLLDSVPVSLEVKVGNVQTTVGELMGLKEQAVLKIDRHSEQPVDVIVNGNVVARGQLVVVDDNFGVRITEIAAAA, encoded by the coding sequence ATGACAAGCAATCACAAGACGGCCAAGGCCCAGACCCAGCTCGTGGAGCTGGCGGAACTGGGCGGCCAGACCCCGTCCGGCCCTGCCATTCTCGGCGACAACCTGCGCCTGCTCGACAGCGTGCCGGTCAGCCTGGAAGTCAAGGTCGGCAATGTGCAGACCACGGTGGGCGAGCTGATGGGCTTGAAGGAGCAGGCGGTGCTGAAGATCGACCGCCACAGCGAGCAGCCGGTCGACGTCATCGTCAACGGCAATGTGGTGGCGCGCGGCCAGCTGGTGGTGGTCGACGACAATTTCGGCGTGCGCATCACCGAGATCGCGGCGGCCGCATGA
- the flhA gene encoding flagellar biosynthesis protein FlhA: MLLSLRRVFDRNTDLVMVLLVIGILTVLFVPIPSGVLDFLILTNVSFALLILLLTFYIGRPVEFSTFPSLLLIATLFRLSLNVAATRLILSNGEAGRVIGAIGSYVVGGNYVIGLIVFLILVVVQYVVVTNGAQRVSEVAARFTLDSMPGQQMSIDADLNMGFIDQDEAKRRRKLLEKESGFYGAMDGASKFVKGDAIAGIVIMLINIVGGLVIGVMQMGMRWDQALHTFTLLTVGDGIVTQVPALVIAVGTGIIVTRSASDGNLSGEVLRQITSFPKTLFIVAAALSVLVFLPGIPAGPVLVLVLGLLGTGFVVLRRNKQEGGKDKDESEDEAKAEGEKDTYDMLKVEPVEVLVGSGLAPMVGGEQTVFMERISAIRKQYALESGMVLPRVKFREAPQMGQNAYELQVFGVPAGRGEVMTDRTLAIRGGGDVRPIRGIETREPTYGLPAVWVEDADKEIARAARYTLVDPATVFITHLSEVLKQQSAALLTRGETDRLLQRVRQEQPGLVEELIPTVLSVSDLQKVLQNLLREKVSVRNLEVILETLADVARASKDLSYLTEAVRQRLGAAICQSLLGEGGALSVLTLDPGIEQVLMQSVRTADMGSTLVVEPKYAEQLLSRLAAQSERMMKGNMLPVLLCSPELRRHIRSLSERVVPHLRILSMAEVPNTVSLKAFASVSL; the protein is encoded by the coding sequence ATGTTGTTGTCCCTCCGCCGCGTATTCGACCGCAATACCGACCTGGTGATGGTGCTGCTGGTGATCGGCATCCTGACCGTGCTGTTCGTGCCGATTCCCTCGGGCGTCCTGGATTTCCTGATCTTGACCAATGTCAGCTTCGCGCTGCTGATCCTGCTGCTGACCTTCTATATCGGGCGGCCGGTGGAGTTTTCCACCTTTCCCTCGCTGCTGCTGATCGCCACCCTGTTCCGCCTGTCGCTGAACGTGGCGGCCACGCGCCTGATCCTGTCCAACGGCGAGGCGGGCAGGGTGATCGGCGCCATCGGCTCCTACGTGGTGGGCGGCAATTACGTGATCGGCCTGATCGTCTTCCTGATCCTGGTGGTGGTGCAGTACGTGGTGGTGACCAACGGTGCGCAGCGCGTGTCCGAGGTGGCGGCGCGCTTCACGCTGGACAGCATGCCGGGCCAGCAGATGAGCATCGACGCCGACCTGAACATGGGCTTCATTGACCAGGACGAGGCCAAGCGCCGCCGCAAGCTGCTGGAAAAGGAATCGGGCTTCTATGGCGCGATGGACGGCGCCAGCAAATTCGTCAAGGGCGACGCCATTGCCGGCATCGTCATCATGCTGATCAATATCGTCGGTGGCCTGGTGATCGGCGTGATGCAGATGGGCATGCGCTGGGACCAGGCGCTGCACACCTTCACCCTGCTGACCGTGGGCGACGGCATCGTGACCCAGGTGCCGGCGCTGGTGATTGCCGTGGGCACCGGCATCATCGTCACCCGTTCCGCCTCGGACGGCAATCTGAGCGGCGAGGTGCTGCGCCAGATCACGTCCTTCCCCAAGACCCTGTTCATCGTGGCGGCGGCGCTGTCGGTGCTGGTCTTCCTGCCCGGCATTCCGGCCGGGCCGGTGCTGGTGCTGGTGCTGGGCCTGCTGGGCACCGGCTTCGTGGTCCTGCGCCGCAACAAGCAGGAAGGCGGCAAGGATAAGGACGAGAGCGAGGACGAGGCCAAGGCCGAAGGCGAAAAAGACACCTACGATATGCTCAAGGTGGAGCCAGTCGAGGTGCTGGTGGGCAGCGGTCTGGCGCCCATGGTGGGCGGCGAGCAGACCGTGTTCATGGAACGCATCTCGGCCATCCGCAAGCAGTATGCGCTGGAATCGGGCATGGTGCTGCCGCGCGTGAAGTTCCGCGAAGCGCCGCAGATGGGCCAGAACGCCTATGAGCTGCAGGTGTTCGGCGTGCCGGCGGGGCGCGGCGAGGTCATGACCGACCGCACGCTGGCGATCCGCGGCGGCGGCGACGTGCGCCCGATCCGCGGCATCGAGACGCGCGAACCGACTTATGGCCTGCCGGCCGTCTGGGTGGAGGACGCGGACAAGGAAATCGCGCGCGCGGCGCGCTACACCCTGGTCGATCCGGCCACGGTCTTCATCACCCACCTGAGCGAGGTGCTGAAGCAGCAGTCGGCGGCGCTGCTGACGCGCGGCGAAACCGACCGCCTGCTGCAGCGCGTGCGGCAGGAGCAACCGGGCTTGGTGGAAGAATTGATCCCGACTGTGCTCTCGGTCAGCGATCTGCAGAAAGTGCTGCAAAACCTGCTGCGCGAGAAGGTGTCGGTGCGCAATCTGGAAGTGATCCTCGAAACGCTGGCCGACGTGGCGCGCGCCAGCAAGGATTTGAGCTACCTGACGGAAGCGGTGCGCCAACGCCTGGGCGCGGCCATCTGCCAGTCCTTGTTGGGGGAGGGCGGGGCGCTCAGCGTGCTGACCCTGGATCCGGGCATCGAACAGGTGCTGATGCAAAGCGTGCGCACGGCCGATATGGGCAGCACCCTGGTGGTGGAGCCGAAATATGCCGAACAGCTGCTGTCGCGCCTGGCCGCCCAGTCGGAACGCATGATGAAGGGGAATATGCTGCCGGTGCTGCTGTGCTCGCCCGAACTGCGGCGCCATATCCGTTCGCTGTCGGAGCGGGTGGTACCACATCTGCGCATCCTGTCGATGGCGGAAGTGCCAAATACGGTGAGTTTGAAAGCATTTGCCAGCGTCTCTCTATAG
- a CDS encoding sigma-70 family RNA polymerase sigma factor, which translates to MAVAELWQAFRSSGDAALRERLAACYLEFARVMAGKLYAGRTFTGLEFDDYLQFARLGLLEAIDRYDHALGAKFETYAALRINGAILSGIRSYSEVHEQIAARKQIAATRVAALSPVAPDGSDPDALFGHLAELAIGLAVGFALEGQGMYRDGETEYPDNTYARSELRQLRERIAALVQRLPARQRRVIAGHYLQGQPFEEIAAALQLSKGRVAQLHKEGLASLRTQIRSSAAREWEF; encoded by the coding sequence ATGGCAGTTGCCGAACTCTGGCAAGCTTTCCGCAGCAGCGGCGATGCCGCGCTGCGCGAGCGCCTGGCCGCCTGCTACCTCGAATTCGCCCGCGTGATGGCCGGCAAGCTGTATGCCGGCCGCACGTTTACCGGCCTGGAATTTGACGATTATCTGCAATTTGCGCGCCTCGGCCTGCTCGAAGCGATCGACCGCTACGACCATGCCTTGGGCGCCAAGTTCGAAACCTATGCCGCCTTGCGCATCAACGGCGCTATACTCAGCGGCATCCGCTCCTATAGCGAAGTGCATGAGCAGATCGCCGCGCGCAAGCAGATCGCCGCCACGCGCGTGGCGGCGCTGAGCCCCGTGGCGCCGGACGGTAGCGATCCCGACGCCCTGTTCGGCCACCTGGCCGAACTGGCCATCGGCCTGGCGGTCGGCTTTGCGCTCGAAGGGCAGGGCATGTACCGGGACGGCGAGACGGAGTACCCGGACAATACCTATGCGCGCTCCGAACTGCGCCAGTTGCGCGAGCGCATCGCCGCCCTGGTGCAGAGGCTGCCGGCGCGGCAGCGGCGCGTGATCGCCGGCCATTATTTGCAGGGCCAGCCCTTCGAGGAAATCGCCGCCGCGCTACAGCTGAGCAAGGGCCGCGTGGCCCAGCTGCACAAGGAGGGCCTGGCCAGCTTGCGCACGCAGATCCGCAGCAGCGCCGCGCGCGAATGGGAGTTTTAA
- a CDS encoding flagellar hook assembly protein FlgD, which yields MAISPSSAVGSAPLSQSANIGIQDFLKILTAQLNNQDPLKPVDNQEFVAQIAQFATLEQSRQLNEKIEGLLSVQSSMQSIGLLGKTVDVGQGGGMLTGRVTAIDVSSGTPMLTLTTPTNTFLNNINMSQIINIR from the coding sequence ATGGCTATCTCTCCCAGCTCCGCGGTCGGCTCGGCGCCGCTCTCGCAATCGGCCAATATCGGCATCCAGGATTTCCTGAAGATCCTGACGGCCCAGCTCAATAATCAGGACCCGCTGAAGCCGGTGGACAACCAGGAATTCGTGGCGCAGATCGCGCAGTTCGCGACCCTGGAGCAAAGCCGCCAGCTCAATGAAAAAATCGAAGGCTTGCTGTCGGTGCAATCGTCGATGCAGTCGATCGGCTTGCTCGGCAAGACCGTCGACGTGGGCCAGGGCGGCGGTATGTTGACCGGCCGCGTCACCGCGATCGACGTCAGCAGCGGCACGCCGATGCTGACCCTGACCACGCCCACCAATACCTTCCTGAACAATATCAATATGTCGCAAATCATCAATATTCGCTGA
- the fliP gene encoding flagellar type III secretion system pore protein FliP (The bacterial flagellar biogenesis protein FliP forms a type III secretion system (T3SS)-type pore required for flagellar assembly.) codes for MRANWKRGTLLALLLTAGAVAWAAPPVASVGGIGLRVDGLGQPAEVSSAIKILLGLTVLSLAPAILMSMTSFIRIVVVLSMLRHALGMQETPPNTVVVSLALFLTFFTMAPALQQVNSQAFQPYMAGKLATDVAAERAIAPLREFMVRQTREQDLALMVELAKAEQPRSMADISMVQLIPAFMLSELRAAFQIGFVIFLPFLLVDLIVSSALMALGMMMVPPASISLPLKILLFVLMDGWNLVVRSLLGTFA; via the coding sequence ATGCGCGCTAACTGGAAACGCGGGACCCTGCTGGCGCTGTTGCTGACGGCCGGCGCCGTAGCGTGGGCCGCGCCGCCGGTGGCCAGCGTGGGCGGCATCGGCCTGCGCGTGGACGGCCTGGGCCAGCCGGCCGAAGTGTCCTCGGCCATCAAGATCCTGCTCGGCCTGACGGTGCTGAGCCTGGCGCCGGCCATCCTGATGTCGATGACGTCCTTCATCCGCATCGTGGTGGTGCTGTCGATGCTGCGCCACGCGCTGGGCATGCAGGAGACGCCGCCCAATACCGTGGTGGTGAGCCTGGCCCTGTTCCTGACCTTCTTCACCATGGCGCCGGCGCTGCAGCAAGTCAACAGCCAGGCCTTCCAGCCGTATATGGCGGGCAAGCTGGCCACCGATGTGGCGGCCGAGCGCGCCATCGCGCCGCTGCGCGAATTCATGGTGCGCCAGACGCGCGAGCAAGACCTGGCCCTGATGGTGGAGCTGGCCAAGGCCGAGCAGCCGCGCAGCATGGCCGACATCAGCATGGTGCAGCTGATCCCGGCCTTCATGCTGTCCGAGCTGCGCGCCGCCTTCCAGATCGGCTTCGTCATCTTCCTGCCCTTCCTGCTGGTGGACTTGATCGTCTCCAGCGCGCTGATGGCGCTGGGCATGATGATGGTGCCGCCGGCCTCGATTTCGCTGCCGCTGAAGATCCTGCTGTTCGTGCTGATGGATGGCTGGAACCTGGTCGTGCGTTCGTTGCTGGGCACGTTTGCTTAA
- a CDS encoding flagellar biosynthesis protein FlhB produces the protein MAEQDSDRSEQATPHKLDEARKKGTVARSADMTALGIMAALVLIVYAYAGTALRDLVRLQQRVLGQAGRRDWGADALASWLGELLLATLGILGPLFMSLMIAAVLINLVQTGPIFSFHPLKPDMDRINPASGFKRIFSMRTLFEGAKSILKLVILGTVVYFVLRSMVPGLLGLPQMDPKGYAKVMLDLCASLLSKLVLTLLAIAMLDFGFTRWEFAKRMRMSKRDIKDESKNREGDPRIRSRIRELRKEMLQRSRALGKVQSADVLITNPTRLAVALSYRHGESGAPQVVAKGAGELARKMRELAARKGIPVVQNRALARTLFREVDFDAYVPEKLYPQIAKIMIWVYSMRAARRDSGKVV, from the coding sequence ATGGCGGAACAGGATTCGGACCGTTCGGAACAGGCGACACCGCATAAGCTGGACGAGGCGCGCAAGAAGGGCACGGTGGCGCGCAGCGCCGACATGACCGCGCTCGGCATCATGGCCGCCCTGGTGCTGATCGTCTACGCCTATGCCGGCACGGCGCTGCGCGACCTGGTGCGCTTGCAGCAGCGCGTGCTGGGCCAGGCCGGCCGGCGCGACTGGGGCGCCGATGCCCTGGCCAGCTGGCTGGGCGAGTTGCTGCTGGCGACGCTGGGCATCCTCGGTCCGTTGTTCATGAGCCTGATGATCGCGGCGGTGCTGATCAACTTGGTGCAGACCGGACCGATCTTCAGCTTCCATCCGCTCAAGCCCGATATGGACCGCATCAATCCGGCCAGCGGCTTCAAGCGCATTTTTTCGATGCGCACCCTGTTTGAAGGTGCGAAAAGCATCTTGAAACTCGTAATTCTCGGCACGGTGGTGTATTTCGTGCTGCGCAGCATGGTGCCTGGCCTGCTGGGCCTGCCGCAAATGGACCCCAAGGGCTATGCCAAGGTGATGTTGGACCTGTGCGCCTCGCTGCTGAGCAAGCTGGTGCTGACCCTGCTGGCCATCGCCATGCTGGACTTCGGCTTCACGCGCTGGGAATTCGCCAAGCGCATGCGCATGAGCAAGCGCGACATCAAGGATGAGAGCAAGAACCGCGAAGGCGACCCGCGCATCCGTTCGCGCATCCGCGAGCTGCGCAAGGAAATGCTGCAGCGCAGCCGCGCGCTGGGCAAGGTGCAGTCGGCCGACGTGCTGATCACCAACCCGACGCGCCTGGCCGTGGCCCTGAGCTACCGCCACGGCGAGTCGGGCGCGCCGCAGGTGGTGGCCAAGGGCGCCGGCGAACTGGCGCGCAAGATGCGCGAGCTGGCCGCGCGCAAGGGCATTCCCGTGGTGCAGAACCGGGCGCTGGCACGCACCCTGTTCCGCGAAGTCGATTTCGATGCTTACGTGCCCGAAAAGCTGTATCCCCAGATCGCCAAGATCATGATCTGGGTTTATTCAATGCGCGCTGCCCGGCGCGATTCTGGAAAGGTAGTCTGA
- a CDS encoding flagellar biosynthetic protein FliO: MRPSLRQAAALLAGAVLGGLAHAEPAASAIPFKRADAAASGAGGAGLALLLLSAVAIGLVYWLRKRLRLTAAGGADGRLLRVLETRRLGPRALVSVVEFGGQHYLLAQSEQGVSCVASVPAPAAAPTATAPVAAAAVEGGDAR, from the coding sequence ATGAGGCCAAGCCTGCGACAGGCAGCGGCGCTGCTGGCGGGCGCGGTCCTGGGCGGCCTGGCGCATGCCGAACCCGCCGCCTCGGCCATTCCCTTCAAGCGCGCCGACGCGGCCGCGAGCGGCGCCGGTGGCGCCGGCCTGGCGCTGCTGCTGCTGAGCGCCGTGGCCATCGGCCTGGTGTACTGGCTACGCAAGCGCCTGCGCCTGACGGCGGCGGGCGGTGCCGACGGCCGCCTGCTGCGCGTGCTGGAAACGCGCCGGCTCGGGCCGCGCGCCCTGGTCAGCGTGGTCGAGTTCGGCGGCCAGCACTATCTGCTGGCGCAAAGCGAGCAGGGCGTGAGCTGCGTGGCGAGCGTGCCCGCGCCGGCGGCTGCGCCCACGGCCACGGCGCCCGTAGCGGCGGCAGCGGTGGAGGGCGGCGATGCGCGCTAA
- a CDS encoding FliM/FliN family flagellar motor switch protein translates to MAYRPYRLLGKSALAAVQEVLQGALASWCADWGLAAADWSLHCQAAADGAGSWPLWRQRRVGGALALWYGWGEDLPFQLQKQLFPPERSYAQPSESQAGLAGEGAAAALAALLDALAGLAHLPGAPAAAEAESGPGAELAPGSGAVCAVLRSGRCTLHCVLNSALADALCALARQQPAKAAPLAPLAALQYSAVLAHVPLSLPVAVGQARVSLGNLRTLAPGDVIRLDSLADQPLAVAAPQGGILFAGYLGLAQQSVALEVLPAQA, encoded by the coding sequence ATGGCGTACCGCCCGTACCGCCTGCTGGGCAAGTCGGCGCTGGCGGCCGTGCAGGAGGTGCTGCAGGGGGCGCTGGCGTCCTGGTGCGCCGACTGGGGGCTGGCGGCGGCCGATTGGTCGCTGCACTGCCAGGCGGCCGCCGACGGCGCCGGCAGCTGGCCGCTGTGGCGCCAGCGCCGCGTGGGTGGCGCGCTGGCGCTGTGGTATGGCTGGGGCGAGGACTTGCCGTTCCAGCTGCAAAAGCAGCTGTTCCCGCCCGAACGCAGCTATGCCCAGCCTTCGGAATCGCAAGCCGGCCTGGCCGGCGAGGGCGCCGCGGCGGCGCTGGCGGCCTTGCTCGACGCACTGGCCGGCCTGGCCCATCTGCCGGGCGCGCCGGCCGCCGCCGAGGCGGAAAGCGGACCGGGCGCCGAGCTGGCGCCGGGTTCGGGCGCCGTGTGCGCCGTGCTGCGCAGCGGCCGCTGCACGCTGCATTGCGTGCTTAACAGCGCCTTGGCCGACGCCCTGTGCGCGCTGGCGCGCCAGCAGCCGGCCAAGGCCGCGCCGCTGGCACCGCTGGCGGCGCTGCAATACAGCGCGGTACTGGCCCATGTGCCGCTCAGCCTGCCGGTCGCGGTGGGGCAGGCGCGCGTCAGCCTGGGCAATCTGCGCACGCTGGCGCCCGGTGACGTGATCCGTCTCGACAGCCTGGCCGACCAGCCGCTGGCGGTGGCCGCGCCGCAGGGCGGCATTCTTTTTGCGGGCTATCTCGGCCTGGCGCAACAATCGGTGGCGCTGGAAGTGCTGCCGGCACAAGCATAA
- a CDS encoding flagellar hook protein FlgE: MLDTLYIGTSGLLSHAKGLRVVGNNLANVNTPGFKSAQLQFGALFEQGGGSAPAATAQHALGRGVDVVGTRLLLKAGNEQGTGNPLDLSINGNGMFVVRRDDKLMYTRSGDFQFNASNVLVNGAGDHVQALDANGKLGDVTLNELARNPAKATTTVKLSGNLPTPPAPPATPSDTVLNGVTVIDTAGVSRAVNLVIKSTGIGSYSVAINEAATGGGVLGNGTLKFNGLAPDPAYSTINFNYAVAGVQPFAVKLDFSAVNSLLSPSTLSATQDGYLGGVRSDQSIGADGTINVRYSNGQTGKGQRLALADFRSEQDLDQVASGMFVQKGENAVRYGLAGVEAFGNLQPGRREGSNVDLAEEFGNLILMQRGYQASSHVISTANDMIQQLFDMKGNR; encoded by the coding sequence ATGCTGGATACCTTATATATCGGAACCTCGGGCCTGCTGAGCCATGCCAAGGGCTTGCGCGTGGTCGGCAACAACCTGGCCAATGTCAACACGCCCGGCTTCAAAAGCGCCCAGCTGCAGTTCGGCGCCCTGTTTGAACAGGGCGGCGGCAGCGCGCCGGCCGCCACCGCCCAGCACGCGCTGGGCCGCGGCGTGGATGTGGTGGGCACGCGCCTGCTGCTGAAAGCCGGCAATGAGCAGGGCACGGGCAATCCGCTCGACCTGAGCATCAACGGCAACGGCATGTTCGTGGTGCGCCGCGACGACAAGCTGATGTACACGCGCAGCGGCGATTTCCAGTTCAACGCCAGCAATGTGCTGGTCAACGGCGCGGGCGACCACGTGCAGGCGCTCGACGCGAACGGCAAGCTCGGCGACGTGACCCTGAACGAGCTGGCGCGCAACCCGGCCAAGGCCACCACCACCGTCAAGCTCAGCGGCAACCTGCCGACGCCGCCGGCGCCGCCGGCCACGCCCAGCGACACGGTGCTGAACGGCGTGACCGTGATCGATACGGCCGGCGTCAGCCGCGCCGTCAACCTGGTGATCAAATCGACCGGCATCGGCAGTTACAGCGTGGCGATCAATGAAGCGGCCACCGGCGGCGGCGTGCTGGGCAACGGCACCCTCAAGTTCAACGGCCTGGCGCCCGATCCGGCCTATAGCACGATCAACTTCAATTACGCGGTGGCCGGCGTGCAGCCCTTCGCCGTCAAGCTCGACTTCAGCGCCGTCAACTCCCTGCTCTCGCCCTCGACCTTGAGCGCGACCCAGGACGGCTATCTGGGCGGCGTGCGCTCGGACCAGAGCATTGGCGCCGACGGCACCATCAATGTGCGCTATTCCAACGGCCAGACCGGCAAAGGCCAGCGCCTGGCCCTGGCCGACTTCCGCTCCGAGCAGGATCTGGACCAGGTCGCCAGCGGCATGTTCGTGCAAAAAGGCGAGAACGCGGTGCGCTATGGCTTGGCCGGCGTCGAAGCGTTCGGCAATCTGCAGCCGGGCCGGCGTGAAGGCTCGAACGTGGACCTGGCTGAAGAATTCGGCAACCTGATCCTGATGCAGCGCGGCTACCAGGCCTCCTCCCACGTGATCAGCACCGCCAACGACATGATCCAGCAGCTGTTCGACATGAAGGGGAACCGTTGA